The window AAAATGCCTGTTCTAGTGCGGCGACTTTAGTGGCCCTCCAAGAAATGCGTCGGGCAGCGTTAGGCTATTTGAAAGGCGATAAAGATACTCAAGAAATCGCCCTGCAATACTTCAATGTGTTAATCACAGAATTTGAAGCGTCAGCACCTGCTAACAAAGTGCGGCAACGTCCTAGCAGTGACCACCAAGGGTTAGCGCTGCCTCAAATTTACTTCAACGCCGCCGAGCGACGTCAGAAGTTTGTGATGAAACCCGGACTCTCTTCGACGGAAAAACAAGATGTGGTGAAAGCCGCCTATCGCCAAGTGTTTGAACGGGATATTACCCGCGCCTACAGTTTGGGGATTTCCGACTTAGAATCCAAAGTAAAAAACAGCGAAATCTCGACTAAAGAGTTTATCCGCCGTTTAGGTAAATCTCCGTTATACCGGAAACAGTTCTATCAACCCTTTGTCAATAGTCGGGTGGTGGAACTGGCAGCCCGTCACTTCCTGGGTCGGGGTTTAAGTTCTCCTGAAGAATTTAGCAAATATTTCTCGATTGTGTCCAAAGGTGGCTTATCTGCCTTAGTGGATGCGATGGTGGATTCTCAAGAATATTCGGATTATTTCGGGGAAGAAACCGTTCCCTATTTGCGGGGTTTGGGTCAAGAAGCCCAAGAATGTCGCAACTGGGGGCCGCAAATTGACCTGTTTAACTACAGTGCTCCCTTCCGCAAAGTCCCCCAGTTTGTCACGCTGTTCGCAGATTACAAACAACCTCTGCGGGATCAACACGTTTACGGAACTGGGAATGATCCTCTGGAAATCCAGTTCGGTGCAATTTTCCCGAAAGAAACCCGGAATCCCAGCAATCGTCCAGCCCCCTTTGGCAAAGATACCCGTCGGATTCTGATTCGCAATGGGGCAGGTATTGATAACCAGTTAAGCAACCCTGCCGCCCGCGCTAACCATCCTGGTTCTTTAGGGCCAAAAGTGTTCAAACTGGATCAACTGCCTGGAGGTTATATTAGCAGTCGGTTCAAGCGCAGTGGTAGCAGCAAAGGAACCAGTGTTAATTATTCCGAAACCTCTACCCAAGCGTTAATTCAAGCTGCTTATCGGCAAGTGTTTGGTCGGGAACTCTATGCGGGTCAACGCCAAACCGTTGCTGAAATTAAACTCGAAAACGGCGATATTACCGTTCGGGAGTTTATTCGCATCCTGGCTAAGTCTGATGTCTTCCGCAAGATGTATTGGACGTCGCTCTATGTATGTAAAGCGATTGAATACATCCATCGTCGTCTGTTAGGTCGTCCCACCTACGGTCGTCAGGAAATGAATGCCTATTTCGATCTTTGCTCCAAAAAAGGCTTCTATGCTTTGGTGGATGCAATTCTCGATAGTCAGGAATACAACGAAGCCTTTGGGGAAGATACGGTTCCTTATGAACGGTATTTGACTCCGGGGGGTGTGTCCTTACGGACAGGTCGTATCGGTGCCTTTGCGGAAAAAGTACCGACGGTAGAGGAAGTGATTACGCCTCGGTTTATCGAACTGGGTACGCCTGAAATTAAGGGTGAGATTGAATTAGACAATCGCATCGCTCAAGGGGTCAGCAAGCGTCGTCAACAAAGCAAAGTGTTCAAGCTGACGACAACGACGGATAAAGTGGCTCTGAAGACTTTAATTCAAGCGGTTTATCGTCAAATCTTTGAACGCAATATTGATCCCTATGTGACCAAGAATGAGTTTACCGTTCTCGAAAGTAAACTGGGGAACAACGAAATTAACCTGAAAGAGTTCGTTGAGGCGTTGGGAAGCACTTCTCTGTATATCAAGGAGTTCTATACCCCCTACCCCAATACGAAGGTGATTGAGTTGGGAACCAAGCACTTCTTAGGTCGTGCACCGCTTAACCAAGCCGAAATTCGGGTTTATAACCAAATCCTGGCGGCTAACGGCTTGAAAGGATTTATTAACGCCATGGTGAACAGTGTGGAATATGCTCAACTGTTCGGGGAAGATACAGTTCCCTATCGTCGTTATCCGACGTTACCTGCGGCGAACTTCCCGAATACCGAACGCTTGTATAACCAATTAACCAAGCAAAACGATGAGTTAGTAGTTCCCAGTTTTGAACCAGTGGTGGCGGCTGACCGGAGCTAACGTTACAAGATTTTCAGGATAGTCCTGAAGGACAAGATTAAATTGACTTAATCCCTCTGTATTTTTACGGAGGGATTTTTATTATCAAAAAATAAGGATTATTAAAATACTAATTTTAAGGGTTCTGAAGAATTAAATGTTAGAACTAAGGTATAGCAGAAGTCAGAAGATAAGCTGTCACGCAGTTAATTTTTTTGCCCAAAACCCTTGCTGTAAGGACTCTAGCCTACAAAATATCAAATTTAGATGCGTAGCAGCTTAGGAGATAGGAGTAGGATGCTTCAAAATACAAAATCACTACCATCATTAATCTCCTTGCTGTTTTGACAGTTGCTATCTTAATAAAGGAGACAAAGCGATGAAATTAGGTCAAAAACTCTATATTGGTTGTGGTATTCCCTTAGTAACATTAGTGATCATGGGTTCCTATTCCTTGTATTCCTTTCAAAAAATTGATCATCAAGTTTCAACAATTTATGATGATCGGGTTGTGCCATTACAACAATTAAAAATTGTTTCAGATTCTTATGCAGTTGATATTGTTGATTCTGTTAATAAAGTCAATGCTAATATTTTATCAATGGAGGAAGCTTTAAGATCTGTGAATCAAGCTGAAATTGATATCAAAGAACAATGGCAAGCTTATAAAAATACTAAATTAGAGGTAAAAGAAAAACAGTTAGTTGATGAAACAGAAAAATTATTTATTAATGCCAATTTTCAAATCCAAGACTTAAAGCAGGTTTTAAAAGAAAGAAAAAAATCTGAGGTTTATAAATTTACCAATATTTTATATGAAGTGATTGATCCCGTAACTCAAAAACTAGAAGAATTAACCCGTATTCAATTAGAAATTGCAGCCGAAGAACGTCAAAAATCCGCTTTAATTTATCAACAAACTTTACAAATATTTTTACCCCTTTTATTTCTAGCAATCTTAGTCGGTTCTCCCTTGGGATTTTTCGTGATTAGACGGGGCATTATTTCAACCTTTGAAACCATTATTAATAATATTGTTGTCTCTTCCACAGAAATTGCAGCCGTTGTGGACGAACAGGAACGACTTTCTCTACAACAATCTAGCGTTGTTCAGCAAACAAAAAGCTTAATGGAATCTTTGAATAATGCCTATCAAGAATCTTATCAAAAATCTGAACATACCGTTTTTTATGCCCAGGAATCCTTAAATTTAATTGAACGAAATCATCAATCAATTGCTGATATTAAAGCTCGAATGGATCTCTTAAATCAGAAAGTCAACCAGATTTCTGAAAAAATGCTCAATTTACAATATCATGCGGAACAAATTAGCCAAATTTCTACCTTAGTCAGTCACATTGCTAATCAAACTAATGTTTTAGCCTTAAATGCTCGGATTGAGTGGGTGCGCTCAGATACTCAGAATCAAGGATTTAGTATTGTCGCCTCTGAAATTAGAGATCTCGCCAATCAAAGTCAAAAATCTGCCAGTAGTATTGATATCTTAGTTAATGATATTGAAACCGCCGTAGATGCTACAGTTAAAGTCACCCATGTAGGCAAGGAAGCTGTAGAACAAGGGGTACAAATGACTCATAAAATTTCTCAAACATTTATGGGTATGAATGAAATGATGCGCCATGTTGTTTCAGATAATCAAAACAGTTTAAATTGTGCTAAAGATCAGGAACGGGCGATTGAACAAGTGGTTACAGGGATGAATCAACTTAATCGTGCTGTCCAAGAAACAACCGCCGGAATTTCACAAGTTAAAATTGGAATGGCGAACTTAAAAATCGTCGCTGATCACTTAAAATCAATGGTGTGAACGACCCAACACCAAAAAAATTGATATTTTTCTCAGGATTACTGATTGTGAGGAAATCTGCTAAATTGGGAATATGAGCAAAAACAGTGAAGGATATAAAATTGTTAGCGACAACCGCAAAGCCCGCTATCTGTACGAGATTTTAGAGACGTATGAGGCGGGAATCGCCCTCCAGGGAACGGAAGTCAAATCGATTCGGGCGGGTAAAGTTAACCTGCAAGATGCCTATGCTTTAATTCGGGGAGGTGAAGCATGGCTGTTGAATGCCCATATATCCTCCTTTGAGAAAGCGGGTAGTTATTTTAATCATGATCCTCGTCGCACCCGCAAACTGTTGCTGCATAAAGAAGAAATTAATAAACTTTTAGGACAAGTCGAACAAAAGGGATTAACATTAGTTCCCTTGAAAATGTATCTTAAAGGCGGACGAGTTAAAATTGACATCGCCGTTGGTCGCGGTAAGAAACTCCACGATAAACGGGAAGATATTCGCCAACGGGATGATAAACGAACCATGGAAAGGGCGATGAAGCGGTATTAAATCGGATAGTAAAATTCGTCTACACAGCTTACGCACCCCTTACCATAACCCCCGAACTGGGCCATTTCCGCCTACGGGACGACAATTTCCGTAGAGTCGTTTACAAACCTCATTCAGCTTATCTTGATTGGGAAGGGGAGTTTTATACCCTTGGAATAAGGGCCCTGTAATGATGTCTTCATATTCTTGTTTACTAATTCGTTGAACCGAAACTTGAGATAAAGCTAAACCCTGCGTTAAATTGGAAACTTTTTGTCCTTCTTGAATCGTGATGGGATTAGGATCATTCGGATTATTTCGTGACGATAATTGAATTTCACCTTCCAAAACCCGAATCGTTCCTGTATTACTATTCGTATTATTATTTCTGTCTACATTTAACATATAAATCGTGCCTTGGACTCCCGTTGCAAACTCTAAAAGACAACCATTAGCAGGGCCAGAAGCAATTAAAACGCCTTCTTGGACTTCCACACATTGACCCACAATAATTTTAGAATTTTCCGCCATCCGTCCCGTCGCCCCTGTATTAAAATCAATTTGAGCACGAGCTTGTTCTGTTCTGATATTTTGTCCTAATGATGCTTGTTCTGGAACTTGAGCTACTTGCTCTTCAATAAAGACTTCATTTTTATTTCCAATAATATCCATTAACGTCGCTAAATTAATTTGCGCTAAAGCCGGAAAATTAATAAAAAAAGAAGTTCCAACTAAACTTAGTATTTTTAAACTTTTAAAAATGGTCTTTTGCTGATTACCCTCTTGTTTAAAATTCATCTTCAAGTTCATCTTAATAGTCCTTAATTCAAAACTATAGCAGGAAATAGGGAATCGGCAATAGAGCATCCTGGAATAAGAAGACAGCAAACCGTTAACAATCAACTCAAACCCTTGACTCGATTTAATAGGAATGGTGCAATCTCATTAACAGATAGAATATATTGGGCTGCACCTAACGTGATGGCTTCTGCGGGCATTCCAAAGACAACGCAACTGTCCTGATTTTGGGCAATGGTTAAACCTCCGATGTCAGCAATGGCTTTCATCCCATCGGCGCCATCTCGTCCCATTCCCGTTAATAAAATACCCGCACTATTGCTACCATAAAATTGGGCAACAGATTCTAACGTGGTTGTCACGGAAGGGCGATGACCCGCCAGAGGAGGTGCAGTAGAGTAAGCAAAGCGACCATTGCGACTAAATTCTAAATGATGCCCTTCTGGGGCAAAATAAACACATCCTGCATGGGGTAGTTCCCCTGGTGCCGCAATTTTAATTGATAAACGACATTCCCCATCCAGCCAAGTCACCAACCCTTGCAAAAATCCCTCACTAATATGCTGAACGCAAACCACCGGAACAGGAAAATTACTGGGAAGTTGGGTCAAAATAGTATGTAAGGCTTGGGGGCCACCTGTCGAGGCACCAATTGCCAGCATTTTAATGATTTTAGAAGAAACAAACGGAACCTTTGCAGTATCAGTCCAATTTGAGATAGGGGAAGGAGAAGAAACTTTTGGTTTTGTGAGGGGTAAGGGGGAAGGAGCAGGAGAAGTAAAGAGACGGTTATTCAAGGGTAAGGGATTTAAGGTCTGTTGAGATTTACGATGTTTAGTAAAAACTTTCACCCCAGAAAGCACTTTAATTTTTTGAATTAATTCCTGTCCAATTAACTCATAATCAGAGGCTAAACCTGTTTTGGGTTTGGGAAAGACATCAACAGCCCCAGCATTTAACAGTTGAAAAACATTATGAGTATCATCGGTTTGAACAGAAGCACTAATCACTAAAATCGGACGAGGATAAAGTACCATAACTTCCTGAATAAATTCCAGTCCGTTCATTTGGGGCATATGAAAATCTGTACAAATCACGTCCGGTTGTAAAGTGGGAACTAATGTTAATGCTTCCTTTCCAGTTTGAGCGGTTCCCACAATACAAAGGTCTGGAGAAATCGATAAAATTCGTTTCAGAATAATTAAAGCAACGGTCGAATCTTCAACTAGGAGAACTCGAATTGGCATTTGTCAAGTGGTTGTCAGTTGTCAGTTGTCAGTTGACGGTTAACGGTCAACGGTCAAGGGTCAACGGTCAACACTGACTTTGATCATAACAAATAGATGGGAGTGTGGAAACGAGCGTGTCTTTAGACCTGAGAGTGTCAAACCAGTCTTTTTAAAGTCTCTATCAATACTTCTTGATTAAAGGAGGCTTTGGTAATATACGCATTTGCTCCTGCTTCTGCTCCTTTGCGTTTATCTTCATCCGACGCCAGGGAGGTAACAAGAATAATGGGAAGTTCACTATAGTCTTGATTTTGTCGAATTTTTGCCGTTAAACTTAACCCATCAAGATTAGGCATTTGGATATCAGAAACCACAGCATCAAAAGCACGAGTCGAGAGTTTATTAAACCCATCTAACCCATCAACGGCTGTTACCACTTCATAACCCGCAGATTCTAAAATTCGTTTCTCTTGGGTACGAGTCGCAATGGAATCTTCTACTAATAAAATTACAGGTTTATGGGAGGAAGACTCGTGAATATTTAAAGGTGCTCGCCGAGTTGGAGAGGGGATGACACCAGCTTGTTTGCGAATAGATTTAATTAAGTCTTGGGGACTTAAAATAATACACACTTCCCCCGTTCCTAAAATCGTTGCACCTGCGACATTTCTGACCCGCTTTAATAATTGACTTTGGGGTTTTAACACAACATCCTGTTCATCAATTAAAGCATCGACAAATAATCCTAATTTCTCTTCTCCCACTTTCAAAATAATGCAAGGTAAAGCAACATCAACTGGCTCATAACTTTCAGTCTTGTTGGGGTTTCGAGGGGAAAAGCTTTGTTCAAGATTACCCGAAGAAATAGACGTTTTAGCGAAACTTTGAAGAAAGGATGAGGAAGCGGAACTGCGAGATTTTGTCTCAGTAGACGGTGTTTTTTCCGCATCAACTTCAGATTGAATTAAACGAATTTCTAATAAATCTACGAGTTTTGCTACAGAAATCGGTTGATCTTCAAAAACAATCGTTTCTCGCCCTTCAATTGCAAAAATTTCATGGGACATGACCAGCCGAGTCATTTGCACAAATTCTACAGGAATGGCATAAGAAATGCCCTGAACAGACACAATTAAAACATGAGCAGTAGCTAAGGTTGTGCCTAATTGAATCCGAAATAAACAACCTTTTCCCGGAGAAGAATCAACTTGAATAATTCCTTTTAATCGTTCTACATTGGTTCGTACCACATCCATACCAACCCCCCGTCCTGAGACTTGGGTAACAACGGTGCGGGTGGTAAAACCCGGAGTAAAAATTAAACTATTAATTTGTTGGGGAGTCATACCTAATAATTCTTCTGCTTGACAAATTCCCCGTTTTAAAGCAGTTTGTTTAATTTGTTCGATATCTAAACCTCGACCATCATCCCGGACTTCCAGCACAACATGGGTTGCCGTTTGATACCCTTTTAACTCAATTTTTGCTACAGTCAACTTACCGTTTTTTTCTCGTTCTTCTGGGGTTTCAATTCCATGATCAATGGCATTTCTTAAAATGTGCATGAGCGGATCTTTCATTTCTTCTAAAATTCGTTTATCCGCACGGGTATCTCCACCCGAAATCACTAATTCAATTTGTTTACCTTGTTGTCTTGCTAAATCCCGTACCATCCGGGGAAATAAATTAAAAATAGTCGATAACGGTAATAATCGCAGCGTCCGAACTCCATCTTCAAGTTCGTCACTAATCATTTCTAAACGGGCAATATCTTCGGAAAAAGTATTTCTGAGTTGATTAATTAATCGTCCCAACTGTTCTAAACGTTCCGCACTGCGATGATAATAATTTTGCAGTTGCCCCATTGTTCCATTACCGGAATTTTGATGATTAAGACGATTTTCTAAGTCATGAACAATAAAGCGATTTACAAACGCATCTCGACTCCATTCTTCCCATAAGCTGGTAATTTCTTCAATTTCACTTAATCGATGGGCAATGCGAATTTTTGTTACGGTTAATTCTCCGGTTTGAGTCATTAACCCATCTAAATTACTGGTCGGAACTCGAATAGTTTCAATTTTATACGCGGCTTCCGGGGTTGTCGTGACGGGAACTTTAGGCTCGGAGAGAGTCGAGGAAACAGGCTCTGGACTGGGGGTAGGAGGCTGGAGAATCGTAACGGGAGCAATTTTATCTTCTTCTGAAGTTTCCACCACTACAGGAGCAGGAGCGTCCAGTTCAGGTTTTACAGCAGCAGCCGGAGTAGCGGGTTTAGCACCCATCAAATAGGCAAGACTATGAAAGGTATTAATTCCCGAAGGTTCTCCGGTCACGGCTGCATGAACCAATTGACCCATCGCATCAATTCCATGGGAAATTCGATCCACTAATTCGGCAGAAAGGATCGTTTCTTGACGTTTTAATCCTCCTAATAAATGTTCTATTTGATGGGCTAAAGTGGCAACATCCTTTACCCCTAACATTCCGGCATCCCCTTTGAGGCTATGGGCTTCTCGTAATAATTCTTCAAGTTTTATCTGGTCATGGGGATTTTTCTCCAGATATAACAATCCGTCATTCAAGTTTTGCAAATGTTCTGCACTGGCAGTTTTAAAAACTTCTCGCAGTTCATCATCTTCAATCATCATGGGTGGTTAATCCTTTGACTCTAATTCAATTGTGGACGATTAAACGAGGGTTTGCAGGTTTTTTGCAGTTTCATTTAATTTTTCAATCCCTTGTTTTGTTTGGTTGATACTGGTTGCCATTTCTTTGGCGACAAAATTTAAGTTATTCATCGCATCAACTACTTGTTCAACCGCAATGGATTGTTGTTTGGTATTGAGAGAAATTTGTTGTAAATTAACTGCCACATCATTAATCGCTCGGACAATATCTTGTACGGATTTAGATCCGTCTTCTGTGACTCTTACTGTCAGATTGGCGGCGGTTTGAATATCAGTAACAATCGAACTAATTCTTTCAGCCGATTTGCGACTTTGATCGGCTAGTTTCCGAATTTCCGTGGCAACTACACCAAATCCTTTACCATTTTCTCCGGCTCTAACGGCTTCTACCGAAGCATTTAACGCTAACATATTAGTTTGATTTGCCAAATCCGTCACCACATTAGTAATACTATAAATTTGCCCTAAATGTTCACTTAAGCGCATAATTTGTTGTTGCACTTGTTCCATTTTAAATTTTAAACTCTGATTAATCTCAGTTTCTACCCAGAGTCTTTGAGAACCTCCCCCTGCTAAGAGTAAAACTTGATTAGCTCCAGCAGAAGCTGTTCCGGCTTGTTCGGCAGATTGACGAGAAGATGCACCCAATTCATCCATACTGGCTGTGGTTTGATTCACGGAAGTTGCTTGCTGTGCCGTGACTCGTTCTTGGGATTCCATAATAGTAACTAATTCCTGGGACGCTTGTAGAATTTGGAACGCCTCTTGATTAATCCGTTTTAAGATTAAGGTAATGAGTCCAATTCCTAAGAAAACTGACAATAATAAAGCGATTCCAGTTGCACTCCAAACCGTATTCAGGAGACTATCTAAAGCTTGATTTTGCCGTTGATGTTGTTCTTCGGCTTTTTGGGTTTCTAACGCAATAATGTTTTGAGTGATCTCCAGAATACTGGTGGATAGTGTAGTGCCTTTTCCTTGCTTCCAAATTTCTAAGGCTTGGTCAACTTGATTATCATTAATTAATTGAAATAATAAGGCATAGTATTCTTCTAATTCAGCCATCAATTGATTTAAAGTCTCTACATCTTTCAGGGCTTCGCCATCGGGAATTAAAGGTTTTAAACCTTTTAAAGCTGTTTCATAACGAGATTGAGCATCTTGATATAATTGATTAGATTGAGAATTTTTATTTAAAATATATCCTCGTGCAGCAATTGTTATGTCTTTTGTTGCTGAAGCTAAATTATTAATCACTTGCATGGCATCATTATATCTTTCAACTTCCTGAGCCGTTTTACGGACTTTTTCAACATTAAAAGATACAATTCCCGTTACCAATACAAACAGTACAATTGGAATTAAGTATCCACCAATAATCCAATACCTTAAACGATTAAAATTTAACATAAGTCTGATGATATAGGGTACATTTAGGTTTCTCCTCTCCTCAATCCTAATTAAAAAAGTTCATGTCTTGGAACTGTTATGAAACAATGGAGTTAAGATCTAAAGCAACTTCATTTAATTTTTGCATTCCAATTTTAGCTTGACCTAACCCATTCGCTGTTTCCCCAACTCCTTGACTTAAGGTATTCATCGCTTCTAAAACCTGTCCAATAGCAATTGCTTGTTGCTTGACATTGAGAGAAATTTGTTGATTATTTAAAACAACATTATTCACCGCTTCAGCCACCCCAGCAAAAGTATCTGCTGTTTCTCTGGCTAATTCTACACTGGATAATACTGTTTTTGTTCCTTCTTCCGTTGCCATTACCGTTGAATTAATCGCCATTAAAATATCAGCAACCAAGGTATTGATTTTTAAAGCCGATTTTCGACTTTCATCCGCTAATTTACGAATTTCTGTCGCTACAACGGCAAATCCTTTCCCATGTTCTCCGGCTCGAACCGCTTCCACTGCCGCATTTAACGCTAACATATTGGTTTGATTTGCCAAATCACTCACCAATTCTGAAATATTGCCAATTTGATTGGTTTGTTCACTTAATCGAATAATTTGTTGAGCAATGGCTTCAACTTTTTGTTGAAGATTTCCCATCCCCTCTAAGGTGGTACTAACGGCTTTTTTCCCTCCTTCTGTTAAGCCTAACGCTTGTCTGGCTCCGAATGTTGCAGACTCAGCTTGTTCGGCGGTTGATTGAGAAGAAGCACTTAATTCATCCATTGTAGTTGTTGTTTCATGAACAGAAGCCGCCTGCTGGTTCGCCGTTCGTTCTTGTTCTTCAATGGTTGCTGCAATTTCAGTCGAAGAAGTCGCAATCACCTGAGTCGCACGATGAATCGTTCCACTAATATTAACTGCAATGGATAAAGCAATTACAATCGCTGCAATTAGAATAACCATTGAACCCAATCCCAGAGCATATAATAACCCCTGTAAAGATTCTTCAGTATTGTCAGTTTGTTGAGCTAACATTGAACGTTCAAACTCAGAAAAACTCAAGCTTTCTGTATCAAATTCTTGCACATATTGAGTACCAGATCGAGCTTCATTAAAGGCTAATTCAAGTTTACCTTGATTAACATAATCAAATGTTTGCCGAGCAATTTGATCATATTGATTAATTAAAGTATTTAGACGATTTAAACGTTCTTTTTGCTGATCATTAACAATTAAAGGTTCAATATCTTCCGATGCTTTACGATAGGTATTGAGTGAGGTTTCATATTCATTCAGGAACTCTGAGTTTTTCAACGCTAAATATCCCCGGAGATTGCGAATCATGCCCTGGGCACCTCGCTCCATCAAGTTCACTTCTAATATGACATTTTGAAC of the Planktothrix sp. FACHB-1365 genome contains:
- a CDS encoding methyl-accepting chemotaxis protein, translated to MLTNLKLRERLLLGYTIPVALFLGLTVVVYSSINQVSNIFKEVERVQNVILEVNLMERGAQGMIRNLRGYLALKNSEFLNEYETSLNTYRKASEDIEPLIVNDQQKERLNRLNTLINQYDQIARQTFDYVNQGKLELAFNEARSGTQYVQEFDTESLSFSEFERSMLAQQTDNTEESLQGLLYALGLGSMVILIAAIVIALSIAVNISGTIHRATQVIATSSTEIAATIEEQERTANQQAASVHETTTTMDELSASSQSTAEQAESATFGARQALGLTEGGKKAVSTTLEGMGNLQQKVEAIAQQIIRLSEQTNQIGNISELVSDLANQTNMLALNAAVEAVRAGEHGKGFAVVATEIRKLADESRKSALKINTLVADILMAINSTVMATEEGTKTVLSSVELARETADTFAGVAEAVNNVVLNNQQISLNVKQQAIAIGQVLEAMNTLSQGVGETANGLGQAKIGMQKLNEVALDLNSIVS